DNA from Sphingomonas sp. SUN039:
CGTCGTGGAGCGGTCCGAGGCCCGATGTTGACACCCGGCGGCTAAACGGCGCTTCTCGTGCACCTGATGACTCGAATGCGTCCCGATCCGGATTCTGCCGCGCTGCGTACCGAGAACGCCGAACTCCGGCGAGAGGTGCGTGCCTTGCGGCTTCAGGTTGCCGAACTCGAACGGCTGGCCGACAGCGATACGCTGACCCCGCTGCTCAACCGGCGCGCGTTCCTGCGCGAAGTCGAGCGCGGCATTGCCCGCGTTGCACGCCACGGCAGCGCGATTGCGGTGATGATCGCCGATCTCGACGGGCTGAAGGCGATCAACGACAGCGCCGGTCACCAGTCGGGCGATGCGGCGCTCATGCACGTCGGCTATTCGTTGAAGGCGGAACTGCGGGCGAGCGATATCGTGGCACGCATCGGCGGTGACGAATTCGGCCTGATCCTCGAAGAACTCGACGAGGCCGCTGCGGTCGCCAAGGCAGCCGCACTTGCCGATGCGATTGCGGCGGATCCGGTCGGCGGGATGCGCGTGTCGATCTCGATCGGCCACGCCCTGATCCGCGCCGGCGACACGCTCGACGCCGTCATCGCCCGCGCCGATGCGGCCATGTACGACCGCAAACGCGGTCAGCGTTCGGAGAGATAGTAACGCTCGCGTGCGGTCAGGTCCTCGTTCAGGTCATAGACGATCGGCTGGCCGGTCGGAATTTCCAGCTCGGTGATGTCGGCGTCGGGAATATTCGACAAATGTTTGACCAGCGCGCGCAGCGAGTTGCCGTGCGCCGAAATGACGACGCGCTTGCCGGCCTTCAGTTCGGGCGCAATGCGGCGGTCCCAATAGGGCAGGACGCGCGCGATGGTGTCCTT
Protein-coding regions in this window:
- a CDS encoding GGDEF domain-containing protein; protein product: MRPDPDSAALRTENAELRREVRALRLQVAELERLADSDTLTPLLNRRAFLREVERGIARVARHGSAIAVMIADLDGLKAINDSAGHQSGDAALMHVGYSLKAELRASDIVARIGGDEFGLILEELDEAAAVAKAAALADAIAADPVGGMRVSISIGHALIRAGDTLDAVIARADAAMYDRKRGQRSER